One genomic region from Mytilus trossulus isolate FHL-02 chromosome 9, PNRI_Mtr1.1.1.hap1, whole genome shotgun sequence encodes:
- the LOC134685568 gene encoding ras-related and estrogen-regulated growth inhibitor-like → MKNQDCKAKGMTSNGKGKSSVDSRIMVLGRSAVGKSALVVRYLTRRFIWEYDPTLECTYKHHSVVDDENVVMEILDTAGQDENIHREGGVRWADGFVLVYAINDRQSFEDITSIKQYIDETKKTNVQCVLVGSKSDLHHERLVSTVEGQKLAADMACAFFETSASEAGSEIPELFQELHREIKRRKLVENKPRRRSSAQQVKQVLTKMFNKQTSKTGPS, encoded by the exons atgaaaaatcAGGATTGCAAGGCAAAAGGAATGACTTCAAATGGGAAAGGGAAGTCTTCGGTTGATAGTAGGATTATGGTATTAGGTCGGAGCGCTGTTGGTAAATCAG catTGGTAGTTAGATATTTAACAAGACGTTTCATCTGGGAATATGACCCAACATTAG AATGTACTTACAAACATCATAGTGTTGTCGATGACGAAAACGTTGTCATGGAGATTTTAGACACTGCTGGTCAA GACGAAAATATACATCGTGAGGGTGGTGTTCGATGGGCAGATGGATTTGTTCTAGTCTATGCTATAAATGATCGTCAAAGTTTTGAGGATATAACaagtataaaacaatatattgatGAAACAAAAAAGACTAATGTACAATGTGTTTTAGTCGGTTCAAAATCTGATCTCCACCACGAAAGACTAGTCAGTACTGTCGAAGGACAAAAGCTCGCGGCTGATATGGCATGTGCGTTTTTCGAAACATCAGCAAGTGAAGCTGGTAGTGAAATTCCAGAACTATTCCAAGAACTTCATCGTGAAATAAAACGACGAAAATTGGTTGAAAATAAACCTAGACGTCGAAGTTCTGCTCAACAAGTAAAACAAGTtcttacaaaaatgttcaataaacaGACGAGTAAAACAGGACCGTCGTGA